In Desulfovibrio aminophilus, a single genomic region encodes these proteins:
- a CDS encoding helix-turn-helix domain-containing protein, producing the protein MAVSGHTTERSIAWRVPGLDGLELMRASFRTQTFPRHFHEGYALGVIESGALAFRYQGADLVAAPGEVNLVVPGLAHDGRAATERGWAYRMLYLDPALPGAVAAELGRPGLPHFHAGVLRDPALARDLLALHRLLESGADRLAAQSGLLALLAAWITRHADDGGTPPRAGAEPRAVALAREFLAARRAGDPGLAETARVAGLSPFHFLRVFRKATGLTPHAFLVQCRVRRAQELLRGGLDPASVAAETGFADQSHLTRQFKRLTGVTPAAYRNSLQDR; encoded by the coding sequence ATGGCCGTGAGCGGACACACGACGGAACGGAGCATCGCCTGGAGGGTTCCCGGCCTGGACGGGCTGGAGCTCATGCGCGCCTCGTTCCGCACCCAGACCTTCCCGCGCCACTTTCACGAGGGCTACGCCCTGGGCGTCATCGAGTCCGGGGCCCTGGCCTTCCGCTACCAGGGGGCGGACTTGGTGGCCGCGCCGGGAGAGGTGAACCTCGTGGTGCCGGGTCTGGCCCACGACGGCCGCGCCGCCACCGAGCGGGGCTGGGCCTACCGCATGCTCTACCTGGACCCGGCCCTGCCGGGCGCGGTGGCGGCGGAGCTGGGCCGCCCGGGATTGCCGCACTTCCACGCGGGCGTGCTGCGCGACCCGGCCCTGGCCCGCGACCTGCTCGCCCTGCACCGCCTGCTGGAGTCCGGCGCGGACCGGCTGGCCGCCCAGTCCGGCCTGCTGGCCCTGCTGGCCGCCTGGATCACCCGCCACGCCGACGACGGCGGAACCCCGCCCCGGGCGGGCGCCGAGCCTCGGGCCGTGGCCCTGGCCCGGGAGTTCCTGGCCGCTCGCCGCGCCGGGGACCCGGGCCTGGCCGAAACCGCCCGCGTGGCCGGGCTCTCGCCCTTCCATTTCCTGCGCGTGTTCCGCAAGGCCACGGGCCTGACCCCGCACGCCTTCCTGGTCCAGTGCCGGGTGCGGCGGGCCCAGGAGCTCCTGCGCGGCGGCCTGGACCCCGCGAGCGTGGCCGCCGAGACCGGCTTCGCGGACCAGAGCCACCTCACCCGCCAGTTCAAGCGGCTCACCGGCGTCACCCCGGCGGCCTACCGCAATTCCCTTCAAGACCGCTGA